The following proteins are encoded in a genomic region of Flammeovirga pectinis:
- a CDS encoding acetylxylan esterase, whose protein sequence is MKKKLLILLILSFTAVNFTVFAQEETNSKLSIQLVPHNEGMFPDRLLQIHAQIENEISENIDLKIHWVITDDEGTPLKSLQFPYKVKGDSLLSAYCPIYRFKKDGFFRVTATFTYLGEKHELYTVVGTHPENISSPLRKPKDFDKFWEDNLKELAAVAPHYKLKKVKRDKSTKTNLFEVEMQSTDGITVRGWLEVPKKKGVYPTILEVPGYTVSLEPQDKYDDMIVFSFNVRDHGNSDNTGPRHYKMWNRGLEDQNKFYYKGIYLDCIRAMDFLMTRNDVDKSRIAIAGASQGGGLAMITTALDSRISFCVAGIPFLTDWERYFTISHWEEIDEFLAAHPSKNWNDVLDVLSYFDSKNLMHKIKVPVSMSIGLQDDVCPPATSFSAYNRITSTKNYFIDQTQGHWITDEKWDSQFEEIRAYFKMNKVK, encoded by the coding sequence ATGAAAAAAAAACTCCTAATTTTATTAATCTTGTCTTTTACAGCGGTAAATTTTACTGTCTTTGCACAAGAAGAAACAAACTCAAAACTATCAATCCAGCTAGTGCCTCATAATGAGGGAATGTTTCCAGATCGTTTATTACAAATCCATGCACAAATTGAGAACGAAATTTCTGAAAATATAGATTTAAAAATACATTGGGTAATTACCGATGATGAGGGAACACCTTTAAAATCGCTTCAATTTCCGTATAAAGTAAAAGGAGATTCTTTACTGTCTGCTTATTGTCCAATCTATCGTTTTAAAAAAGATGGATTTTTTAGAGTTACAGCAACTTTTACTTACCTAGGAGAGAAACACGAACTGTATACGGTTGTTGGTACTCATCCAGAAAATATTAGTTCACCATTACGTAAGCCAAAAGATTTTGATAAATTTTGGGAAGATAATTTAAAAGAATTAGCTGCAGTAGCACCTCACTATAAGCTGAAAAAAGTAAAAAGAGATAAAAGTACAAAAACAAACCTTTTTGAGGTGGAAATGCAAAGTACGGATGGAATAACAGTAAGAGGTTGGTTAGAAGTACCTAAAAAGAAAGGGGTTTACCCAACTATTTTAGAAGTACCTGGCTACACTGTAAGTCTAGAACCACAAGATAAATATGATGACATGATTGTCTTTTCTTTTAATGTTCGAGACCATGGTAACTCTGACAATACAGGCCCTAGACATTATAAAATGTGGAACAGGGGTTTAGAAGATCAAAACAAGTTTTATTACAAAGGTATTTATCTTGATTGTATTAGAGCAATGGATTTCTTAATGACAAGAAATGATGTTGATAAATCAAGAATTGCAATTGCAGGAGCTTCTCAAGGTGGCGGGTTGGCCATGATTACAACTGCTTTAGATAGTAGAATTTCTTTTTGTGTTGCAGGTATCCCCTTCTTAACAGATTGGGAAAGATATTTTACAATTTCGCATTGGGAAGAAATTGACGAATTCTTGGCTGCTCACCCATCAAAAAATTGGAACGATGTACTGGATGTGTTAAGTTATTTTGATTCAAAAAATTTAATGCATAAAATCAAAGTACCAGTATCTATGTCGATTGGCTTACAAGATGATGTATGCCCTCCAGCTACTAGTTTCTCGGCATACAACCGTATCACATCAACCAAAAATTATTTTATAGACCAAACGCAAGGGCACTGGATAACAGATGAAAAATGGGATAGTCAATTTGAGGAAATAAGAGCTTATTTTAAAATGAATAAAGTAAAATAA
- a CDS encoding alpha/beta hydrolase: protein MMKNRVLIFFLLLTVVNVNAQEVIHIWEGQEKPFYKENDLKEYEEEAYGTTCVFDITEPTLTVFKAKGKNTGKAVVIIPGGGYGLVAMYHEGYDLAKALSKSGITAAVLKYRLPNPKSSDSPWLVPITDTRRALKIMRKISSKYGFKKDKVGVMGFSAGGHLATVATLWPTEDIEERPNFSAFIYGVTDLSKANKEWLENDLYYRKMTPEEVEKNTLLNYVNNTTPPAFLTHAYDDDICFIKETTLYAEKMHKVGASVETHIFPIGGHGFGAGREVDGTNQWVDLFINWTMRLK from the coding sequence ATGATGAAAAATAGAGTACTAATATTCTTCCTTTTATTGACGGTTGTAAACGTAAATGCACAAGAGGTAATTCACATTTGGGAAGGCCAAGAAAAGCCTTTTTATAAGGAGAATGACTTAAAAGAATACGAAGAAGAGGCTTACGGAACAACCTGTGTTTTTGATATTACAGAGCCTACATTAACGGTTTTTAAAGCCAAAGGAAAGAATACAGGTAAAGCAGTAGTAATAATTCCTGGCGGGGGATATGGTTTAGTAGCAATGTACCATGAAGGGTACGATTTGGCAAAAGCATTATCTAAAAGCGGAATTACTGCAGCAGTACTAAAATATAGATTACCCAATCCAAAATCTTCTGATTCACCTTGGCTTGTTCCTATTACAGATACAAGAAGAGCGTTGAAAATAATGAGAAAAATATCTAGTAAATATGGTTTTAAGAAAGATAAAGTAGGGGTAATGGGTTTTTCTGCTGGCGGACATTTAGCAACTGTGGCAACGTTGTGGCCGACAGAAGATATTGAAGAAAGACCTAATTTTTCTGCTTTTATTTATGGTGTAACAGATTTATCTAAAGCCAATAAAGAATGGTTAGAAAATGATTTGTACTACCGTAAAATGACGCCTGAAGAAGTAGAGAAGAATACTTTATTGAACTACGTAAACAATACTACTCCACCTGCTTTTCTAACTCACGCCTACGATGATGATATTTGCTTTATAAAGGAGACAACATTGTATGCTGAAAAAATGCATAAAGTTGGAGCTAGTGTAGAAACACATATTTTCCCGATAGGAGGACATGGTTTTGGTGCTGGCAGAGAGGTTGATGGTACAAATCAGTGGGTTGATTTATTCATCAATTGGACCATGCGACTTAAATAA
- a CDS encoding thymidylate synthase, with the protein MKQYHELLKRILDEGAVKGDRTGTGTRSVFGHQMRFDLSEGFPVLTTKKLHLRSIIHELLWFLKGETNVAYLQENGVRIWNEWADENGELGPVYGKQWRSWEGADGEAVDQIEWLINEIKTNPNSRRLVISAWNVAELPKMALMPCHALFQFYVADGKLSCQLYQRSADVFLGVPFNIASYALLTLMIAQVCDLEPGDFVHTLGDAHLYNNHLDQARLQLTRDFRSLPKMQINPDVKDIFSFTGEDFKLTDYDPHPHIKAEVSV; encoded by the coding sequence ATGAAACAATACCACGAATTACTTAAAAGAATATTAGACGAAGGCGCTGTAAAAGGAGATAGAACAGGTACAGGGACACGTTCTGTATTTGGACATCAAATGCGCTTTGATTTATCGGAAGGCTTTCCAGTTTTAACGACAAAAAAGCTTCATCTTCGTTCAATTATTCATGAATTATTGTGGTTTTTGAAAGGAGAGACAAACGTTGCTTATTTACAAGAGAATGGTGTGCGTATTTGGAACGAATGGGCAGACGAGAACGGAGAGTTAGGTCCTGTTTATGGTAAACAATGGCGTTCTTGGGAAGGAGCAGATGGAGAAGCGGTAGATCAGATTGAGTGGTTGATTAACGAGATCAAGACCAACCCAAACTCAAGAAGATTAGTGATTTCTGCATGGAACGTAGCAGAATTACCAAAAATGGCGTTAATGCCTTGTCATGCTTTGTTTCAGTTTTATGTAGCAGACGGGAAATTATCTTGTCAGTTATACCAAAGAAGTGCAGATGTATTTTTAGGAGTGCCATTTAATATAGCTTCTTATGCGTTGCTTACATTAATGATTGCACAAGTATGTGATTTAGAACCAGGCGATTTTGTACATACACTCGGAGATGCTCATTTATACAATAATCATTTAGACCAAGCAAGATTACAGCTTACTAGAGATTTTAGGAGCTTACCAAAAATGCAAATAAACCCTGATGTTAAAGATATTTTTAGCTTTACAGGAGAGGATTTTAAATTAACAGATTACGATCCACATCCACACATTAAAGCAGAAGTTTCTGTTTAA
- a CDS encoding S66 peptidase family protein, protein MESLKRGDKVTVIAGSGKVNIEAVLQGIEILRSWGLVISDDQEWAAEWGNLAGHDSRRISRLQKELDNPDIKAIFMARGGYGLTRIIDRLDWARFIDHPKWLIGFSDVTALHNCLNNLGYKSIHAPMVAQFARKELSESVEQLRKLLFKDEVPVLHGKVNESFSNQVIEGEIVGGNLCMLADQIGTYSELEIEGKILLIEEVGEKPYQIDRMMTRLKRSGDLKHVKAIIMGQFSMVPEEEAPLFPLSIKQIIKEKVDVPVITNVTCGHEAPNTPIILGGIYKIKCNNSEAEIQYIQ, encoded by the coding sequence ATGGAGTCATTAAAAAGAGGAGATAAAGTAACTGTAATCGCAGGTTCTGGAAAAGTAAATATAGAAGCAGTTTTACAAGGTATTGAAATCCTCCGTTCTTGGGGTTTAGTAATTTCTGACGATCAGGAATGGGCGGCAGAATGGGGTAACCTTGCAGGACACGATAGCAGAAGAATTAGTCGTTTACAAAAAGAACTTGATAACCCCGATATTAAAGCCATTTTTATGGCAAGAGGTGGTTACGGTTTAACTAGAATTATAGATCGTTTAGATTGGGCGAGATTTATTGATCACCCAAAATGGTTAATAGGCTTTTCTGACGTTACGGCACTCCATAATTGTTTAAATAATTTAGGGTATAAGTCGATTCATGCGCCTATGGTAGCACAATTTGCTAGAAAAGAACTTTCGGAAAGTGTAGAACAGTTACGTAAATTATTATTTAAAGATGAGGTACCTGTTTTACATGGTAAAGTAAATGAGTCTTTTAGTAATCAAGTGATAGAAGGAGAAATTGTTGGTGGTAATCTATGTATGCTTGCCGATCAAATAGGAACGTACTCGGAACTAGAAATTGAAGGAAAGATATTGCTTATAGAGGAAGTAGGAGAGAAGCCTTATCAAATAGACCGTATGATGACACGATTAAAAAGAAGTGGCGATCTTAAACATGTTAAAGCAATTATTATGGGGCAGTTTTCTATGGTTCCAGAAGAAGAAGCTCCTTTATTTCCACTTTCAATAAAACAAATTATTAAAGAGAAAGTTGATGTGCCTGTAATCACTAATGTTACATGTGGGCACGAAGCTCCTAACACACCAATTATTTTAGGTGGTATTTATAAAATTAAATGTAATAATTCAGAAGCTGAGATTCAGTATATTCAATAA
- a CDS encoding T9SS type A sorting domain-containing protein, with amino-acid sequence MVASGRTWASSTTSSNVGHLSILSDGQSASDVVYVNHIIHHFEHLKHNGCIGSENRKIEEIEKELDKGDARNIDFLSQENIDNLAEYGFSFQFHVADGFIYLVWRPNPTTNNLVKDYSVEMSKDSVNFTELVGVVSSNNRGNTIAIDENKERFTTKGVTIKYQKYYKLIVNKKDGSTDEVFLKGPSLRLQYFKNHLDENISELPIPVLAPNGQEYHVFKIQGGSGSYKFATTKSSIQSCNIYSNEVVLICGDLNIDNNENLLVQEGGVLCVTGNLNYSLNPGSWMNGAYSISNEGIILVGGDYSDKSTIPRGSNNYVSGNTLSLEKGTFVIGGTFTRNSDIRTGGIWASTYSNFHGGLLRGIVIPETTIADVFQHQKFPLKTDAVKMAIQAYETSLKPSDQCQNGLNQIKAEITKGENLAPVTKRLLNVEDLIKRAGSIGVKEGKNYELQGSQLFTTSSHEQKNVFIGQDTTLTICGDLILNQNTFLSVYGNLIVTGDLIFENSNPFTFDKYHSLNIGNILVGGDFKGKNLMSESFPGVSTSSAGKTFVLGKIYNHNQSGNNWVEETGDTNNIFNINAIGDITNIASVDKFEDIIEAYEGMQNKCGTASEEKIIIADSILADAIRMRSATAVAEYIKKGHKAKITLEIKRSNQYNSYDLFRRVNDGSNTQQLVKSFGKAKGNSKKVTYVQYDEGLSKVKTLFDSVQYIIVGSSNTVSPSNRRSNGGHGNHNGWNNPNNPHYHNVVTNVLNVPASVLPITLSTFTATMDDGFIDLDWVDEQEVNTSHFIIQRSTDGRNYTTISEEIQAAGNSNKEEVYAFTDEDVPNESMIYYKLIEYDFDGKSEEWVRIVHQEGNSAYNVNIFPIPADTKLNVEVQNIDEEDGEMTIRLIHATDGLQYVLEGKDDFDNMEFNVSSVPPGVYIIEIFTGNKMIHNQKIIIR; translated from the coding sequence TTGGTAGCTTCTGGTAGAACTTGGGCTTCTAGTACTACATCTAGTAATGTGGGGCATTTGTCTATTTTATCAGATGGGCAAAGTGCTAGTGACGTTGTTTATGTAAATCATATAATTCATCATTTTGAACATTTGAAACATAACGGATGTATTGGGTCTGAAAATAGAAAAATAGAGGAAATAGAGAAAGAACTTGATAAAGGTGATGCTAGAAATATTGATTTTTTATCTCAAGAAAATATTGATAACCTAGCAGAATATGGTTTTAGTTTTCAATTTCATGTAGCAGATGGGTTTATATATTTAGTATGGCGCCCGAATCCAACAACTAATAATTTAGTAAAAGATTATTCTGTAGAGATGTCTAAAGATTCTGTCAATTTTACGGAATTAGTTGGTGTTGTTAGTTCAAATAATAGAGGAAATACTATAGCTATCGATGAAAATAAAGAAAGATTTACAACTAAAGGAGTTACAATAAAATACCAGAAGTATTATAAATTAATAGTCAATAAGAAAGATGGATCTACAGATGAAGTGTTTCTTAAAGGTCCAAGTCTTCGTTTACAATATTTCAAAAATCATCTTGATGAAAATATATCTGAATTACCGATACCAGTTTTAGCACCGAATGGTCAGGAATATCATGTTTTTAAAATTCAAGGAGGAAGTGGTAGTTATAAATTTGCAACAACTAAAAGTAGTATTCAAAGCTGCAATATATATAGTAATGAGGTTGTTCTAATTTGTGGAGATTTGAATATTGATAATAACGAAAATCTTTTAGTACAAGAAGGTGGAGTTCTTTGTGTAACAGGGAACTTAAATTACTCTTTAAATCCAGGTTCATGGATGAACGGAGCTTACAGTATAAGTAATGAAGGTATAATTTTAGTGGGGGGAGATTATAGTGATAAATCGACTATACCTAGAGGGAGTAATAACTATGTTTCGGGTAATACTTTATCACTTGAAAAAGGAACTTTTGTTATTGGAGGAACATTTACAAGAAATAGTGATATTAGAACTGGTGGAATTTGGGCATCAACTTATTCTAATTTCCACGGTGGTCTGTTAAGGGGTATTGTAATTCCTGAAACAACAATAGCAGATGTTTTTCAGCATCAAAAATTCCCTTTAAAAACGGATGCAGTTAAAATGGCTATTCAGGCTTACGAAACAAGTTTAAAACCATCAGATCAATGTCAGAATGGCTTAAACCAAATTAAGGCAGAAATAACAAAAGGCGAGAACTTAGCTCCTGTTACTAAAAGGCTACTGAATGTTGAAGACCTAATAAAAAGAGCTGGAAGTATTGGCGTAAAAGAGGGTAAGAACTATGAATTACAAGGGAGCCAGTTATTTACCACTTCATCACATGAGCAAAAGAACGTTTTTATTGGGCAAGATACAACACTTACTATTTGTGGTGATCTCATCTTAAATCAGAATACATTTCTAAGCGTTTATGGTAATCTTATTGTAACTGGTGACTTAATTTTTGAAAATTCAAATCCGTTTACTTTTGATAAGTACCACTCTTTAAATATTGGTAATATACTTGTAGGGGGAGATTTTAAAGGGAAGAACTTGATGTCAGAAAGTTTTCCAGGTGTTTCTACTTCTAGTGCTGGAAAAACATTTGTTTTAGGCAAAATCTATAATCATAACCAAAGTGGAAATAATTGGGTAGAAGAAACTGGAGATACAAATAATATATTTAATATCAATGCAATAGGAGATATTACAAATATTGCTTCGGTAGATAAATTTGAAGATATTATTGAAGCTTATGAAGGTATGCAGAATAAATGTGGAACTGCAAGTGAAGAAAAAATTATTATTGCAGATTCTATATTAGCAGATGCGATAAGAATGAGGAGTGCTACAGCTGTTGCTGAATACATTAAAAAAGGACACAAAGCAAAAATTACATTAGAAATTAAAAGATCTAATCAATACAATTCGTATGATTTGTTTAGACGAGTAAATGATGGTAGTAATACTCAACAATTAGTAAAATCATTTGGTAAAGCAAAAGGTAATAGTAAAAAAGTAACGTATGTTCAATATGATGAAGGGTTAAGTAAAGTGAAAACTTTATTTGATAGTGTTCAGTATATAATTGTCGGTAGTTCTAATACAGTCTCACCATCAAATAGAAGGTCTAATGGTGGGCATGGAAATCATAACGGATGGAATAATCCAAACAACCCGCATTATCATAATGTTGTTACGAATGTTTTAAATGTACCTGCTTCAGTTCTTCCAATAACACTATCTACTTTTACAGCAACAATGGATGATGGTTTTATTGATCTTGATTGGGTAGACGAGCAAGAAGTAAATACATCACATTTTATAATACAACGTTCAACTGATGGAAGAAATTACACAACAATTTCAGAAGAAATACAAGCAGCAGGTAATTCTAATAAAGAAGAAGTATATGCTTTTACAGATGAAGATGTACCGAACGAATCTATGATTTACTATAAGTTAATTGAGTATGATTTTGATGGTAAATCTGAAGAATGGGTAAGAATAGTTCATCAAGAAGGAAACAGTGCATATAATGTAAATATTTTCCCAATTCCTGCTGACACTAAATTAAATGTGGAGGTACAAAATATTGACGAAGAAGATGGTGAAATGACTATTCGTCTTATTCACGCTACAGATGGACTACAATATGTATTAGAAGGAAAGGATGACTTTGATAATATGGAATTCAATGTGTCGTCAGTACCTCCTGGAGTGTATATTATAGAAATATTTACAGGTAACAAAATGATTCATAACCAGAAAATAATCATTCGATAA
- a CDS encoding DsbA family protein — MKLIYVMDPQCGWCYGNSKNIQKVYEAYKGEVEFDFLVGGMWIGDQAPKGGEETNNFIKQHSPPMEEKTGALVSTEFYELSKDESYIFSSFEPALAITWVKKNAPEKLLDFISELQRAQFYFGQRYDDFKTYLTILQNLEIDTKSFMDGWGSDEDQNDTIAEINQARHLANGFPSLLIDKGDGEAEELAAGYFDGDEMVDKIYGYTV, encoded by the coding sequence ATGAAATTAATATATGTAATGGACCCTCAATGTGGGTGGTGCTACGGAAATAGCAAGAATATTCAAAAAGTATATGAGGCTTACAAAGGTGAGGTAGAATTTGACTTTTTAGTTGGTGGAATGTGGATTGGCGATCAAGCGCCAAAAGGAGGAGAAGAAACAAATAACTTCATAAAACAACATTCTCCTCCGATGGAAGAAAAAACGGGTGCTCTTGTAAGTACAGAATTTTATGAGCTTTCTAAAGACGAATCTTATATTTTCTCTAGTTTCGAACCTGCATTAGCCATTACTTGGGTAAAAAAGAATGCCCCAGAAAAGTTGTTAGATTTTATATCAGAATTACAAAGAGCTCAATTTTATTTTGGTCAGCGTTATGATGATTTTAAAACCTATTTAACTATTCTACAAAATTTAGAAATAGATACAAAATCATTTATGGATGGTTGGGGTTCTGATGAAGACCAAAACGATACAATTGCAGAAATAAACCAAGCAAGGCACTTAGCAAATGGTTTCCCTTCTTTATTAATAGATAAAGGAGATGGTGAAGCGGAAGAATTAGCGGCAGGGTATTTTGATGGAGATGAAATGGTAGATAAAATTTACGGTTATACTGTATGA
- a CDS encoding SDR family NAD(P)-dependent oxidoreductase gives MIWQGKKVMLTGGSSGIGLEVLKQLSDLGAEIVFCGKDADKVEKTAQQTLAKGVTVDLSTEDGILTFFNFAIQELTTVDILINNAGYVVVAGIEDLKRTDFELMYAINVIAPARLVQLCIPYFKRQDYGDIVNVGATGGSYGFPNGGAYASSKAALLNLSQTLVKELRKDNIRVFHIDPSWTTGTFNNNLGTEIPLDENSLTAEDIAEVIISNLSLKRRAFVPQISIWATNP, from the coding sequence ATGATATGGCAAGGTAAAAAAGTAATGCTAACAGGAGGAAGCTCTGGCATAGGGTTAGAAGTTTTAAAACAATTATCTGATTTAGGAGCTGAAATTGTTTTTTGTGGAAAAGATGCTGATAAAGTAGAAAAGACTGCTCAGCAAACACTAGCAAAAGGGGTTACAGTAGATTTAAGTACAGAAGATGGAATTCTGACTTTCTTTAATTTTGCTATTCAAGAACTTACCACCGTAGATATTTTAATAAATAACGCAGGTTATGTTGTTGTGGCAGGTATAGAAGATTTAAAGCGTACTGATTTTGAATTAATGTATGCCATAAATGTTATTGCTCCAGCACGTTTAGTACAACTATGTATACCTTATTTTAAAAGACAGGATTACGGAGATATCGTTAATGTTGGTGCAACAGGAGGTAGTTATGGCTTTCCAAATGGTGGAGCTTATGCTTCTAGTAAGGCAGCTTTATTAAATTTATCTCAAACATTAGTAAAAGAATTAAGGAAAGATAATATTAGAGTTTTCCATATAGACCCAAGTTGGACTACAGGAACTTTTAATAATAATCTAGGTACTGAAATTCCTTTGGATGAAAATAGCTTAACAGCAGAAGATATTGCTGAGGTTATAATCTCAAATTTATCTTTAAAAAGAAGAGCTTTTGTTCCTCAAATAAGTATTTGGGCAACAAATCCGTAA